Proteins encoded together in one Micromonospora auratinigra window:
- a CDS encoding LCP family protein produces MGGKAGADRGKRSIWRGVPRWARVCTILGVVLMVLSGSVLVGYQTLVSRYEGAVGKADLFGDQAAGATEKKSDIKGPLNILLVGIDPRKPETPPLADSIMILHVPAGMDRGYLFSLPRDLRVQIPEFPKADFRGSTDKLNAAMSYGSRVQGQNPDAARGFELLAKTVQQVTGIKRFDAGAIINFTGFKNIVDAMGGVDMYIERDVKSEHRQPDGTMRQLRPGGGGYLGPQAEYKKGNAHLSGWQALDYVRQRYPKNGVPDADYGRQRHQQQFVKAMVSQAFSADVVTNPIKLDRVLRAAGQSLIFNGRGHTVVDFAVALKGIRSDSIETIKLPGGPVTINGAYKGEQLQPVAQDFFTAIRTEQVDAFMLEHPDFKQKNS; encoded by the coding sequence GTGGGTGGTAAGGCCGGCGCGGACCGCGGCAAGCGGTCGATCTGGCGGGGCGTACCCCGCTGGGCCAGGGTGTGCACCATCCTCGGCGTGGTCCTGATGGTGCTCAGCGGCAGCGTGCTGGTGGGCTACCAGACGCTGGTGAGCCGCTACGAGGGCGCGGTCGGCAAGGCCGACCTCTTCGGCGACCAGGCGGCCGGCGCCACCGAGAAGAAGAGCGACATCAAGGGCCCGCTCAACATCCTGCTGGTCGGCATCGACCCCCGCAAGCCGGAGACGCCGCCGCTGGCGGACTCGATCATGATCCTGCACGTGCCGGCGGGGATGGACCGGGGCTACCTCTTCTCGCTCCCGCGCGACCTGCGGGTGCAGATCCCGGAGTTCCCCAAGGCCGACTTCCGCGGCAGCACCGACAAGCTCAACGCCGCCATGTCGTACGGCAGCCGGGTGCAGGGGCAGAACCCGGACGCCGCACGCGGCTTCGAACTGCTCGCCAAGACCGTGCAGCAGGTGACCGGCATCAAGCGCTTCGACGCCGGCGCGATCATCAACTTCACCGGCTTCAAGAACATCGTCGACGCCATGGGTGGCGTCGACATGTACATCGAGCGGGATGTGAAGTCCGAGCACCGCCAGCCCGACGGCACCATGCGGCAGCTGCGCCCGGGCGGCGGCGGCTACCTCGGGCCGCAGGCCGAGTACAAGAAGGGCAACGCCCACCTCAGCGGCTGGCAGGCGCTGGACTACGTCCGGCAGCGTTACCCCAAGAACGGCGTGCCGGACGCCGACTACGGCCGGCAGCGGCACCAGCAGCAGTTCGTCAAGGCGATGGTGAGCCAGGCGTTCAGCGCCGACGTGGTGACCAACCCGATCAAGCTGGACCGGGTGCTGCGCGCGGCCGGGCAGTCGCTGATCTTCAACGGCCGGGGGCACACCGTGGTCGACTTCGCGGTGGCGCTGAAGGGCATCCGCTCCGACTCGATCGAGACCATCAAGCTGCCCGGCGGCCCGGTCACCATCAACGGGGCGTACAAGGGGGAGCAGTTGCAGCCGGTGGCGCAGGACTTCTTCACCGCCATCCGCACCGAACAGGTCGACGCCTTCATGCTGGAGCACCCCGACTTCAAGCAGAAGAACAGTTAG
- a CDS encoding F0F1 ATP synthase subunit epsilon, which produces MAQQLHVELVAVEEKVWSGEAEMVVARTTEGELGVLPGHAPLLGQLAEPSQVRIKQAGGEQVAYDIAGGFLSVTGEGVTVLAESATPATPAR; this is translated from the coding sequence GTGGCACAGCAGCTTCACGTCGAGCTCGTAGCCGTCGAGGAGAAGGTCTGGTCCGGCGAGGCCGAGATGGTCGTCGCCCGCACAACCGAGGGTGAGCTGGGTGTGCTGCCCGGTCACGCGCCTCTGCTCGGCCAGCTCGCGGAGCCCAGCCAGGTACGCATCAAGCAGGCCGGCGGCGAGCAGGTCGCGTACGACATCGCCGGCGGGTTCCTGTCGGTGACCGGTGAGGGCGTCACGGTCCTCGCCGAGAGCGCCACCCCGGCCACCCCGGCCCGCTGA
- the atpD gene encoding F0F1 ATP synthase subunit beta, which yields MTAPVETKTATGRVVRVIGPVVDAEFPRDAMPDLFNALHVDVTLSGGEKTLTLEVAQHLGDNVVRAISMQPTDGLVRGASVRDTGAPISVPVGDTVKGHVFNAIGECLNLTEGETLNPDDHWQIHRKAPAFADLEPKTEMLETGIKVIDLLAPYVKGGKIGLFGGAGVGKTVLIQEMITRVARNFGGTSVFAGVGERTREGNDLIAEMTESGVIDKTALVYGQMDEPPGTRLRVALSALTMAEYFRDVKKQEVLLFIDNIFRFTQAGSEVSTLLGRMPSAVGYQPTLADEMGELQERITSVRGQAITSMQAIYVPADDYTDPAPATTFAHLDATTNLERSISDKGIYPAVDPLASSSRILAPEFVGEEHFRVATEVKRILQRYKDLQDIIAILGIEELSEEDKLTVGRARRIERFLSQNTYAAQQFTGVEGSTVPIAETIDAFKRIAEGEFDHFPEQAFFMCGGIEDLEAKAKELMEG from the coding sequence ATGACTGCCCCAGTAGAGACCAAGACGGCCACGGGTCGCGTGGTCCGGGTCATCGGCCCGGTCGTCGACGCCGAGTTCCCGCGCGACGCCATGCCGGACCTGTTCAACGCCCTGCACGTGGACGTGACCCTCTCCGGCGGCGAGAAGACGCTGACCCTCGAGGTCGCCCAGCACCTGGGTGACAACGTGGTCCGCGCCATCTCGATGCAGCCGACCGACGGCCTGGTCCGTGGCGCCAGCGTGCGCGACACCGGTGCGCCGATCAGCGTGCCGGTGGGCGACACGGTCAAGGGCCACGTGTTCAACGCGATCGGCGAGTGCCTCAACCTCACCGAGGGCGAGACGCTCAACCCGGACGACCACTGGCAGATCCACCGCAAGGCCCCGGCCTTCGCGGACCTGGAGCCGAAGACCGAGATGCTGGAGACCGGCATCAAGGTCATCGACCTGCTCGCCCCGTACGTCAAGGGCGGCAAGATCGGCCTGTTCGGCGGTGCCGGCGTGGGCAAGACGGTGCTCATCCAGGAGATGATCACCCGGGTGGCCCGGAACTTCGGTGGTACCTCGGTCTTCGCCGGCGTGGGTGAGCGCACCCGCGAGGGCAACGACCTCATCGCCGAGATGACCGAGTCGGGCGTCATCGACAAGACCGCGCTGGTCTACGGCCAGATGGACGAGCCGCCGGGCACCCGGCTGCGGGTGGCGCTCTCCGCGCTGACCATGGCCGAGTACTTCCGGGACGTGAAGAAGCAGGAGGTGCTGCTCTTCATCGACAACATCTTCCGCTTCACCCAGGCCGGTTCCGAGGTCTCCACGCTGCTCGGCCGCATGCCGAGCGCCGTGGGTTACCAGCCGACCCTGGCCGACGAGATGGGCGAGCTCCAGGAGCGGATCACCTCCGTCCGGGGCCAGGCCATCACCTCGATGCAGGCGATCTACGTGCCCGCCGACGACTACACCGACCCGGCGCCGGCCACCACGTTCGCCCACCTCGACGCGACCACCAACCTCGAGCGGTCGATCTCCGACAAGGGCATCTACCCGGCCGTGGACCCGCTCGCGTCCTCGTCCCGGATCCTCGCCCCGGAGTTCGTCGGCGAGGAGCACTTCCGGGTCGCCACCGAGGTGAAGCGGATCCTGCAGCGCTACAAGGACCTGCAGGACATCATCGCCATCCTCGGTATCGAGGAGCTCTCCGAGGAGGACAAGCTCACCGTCGGCCGGGCCCGTCGGATCGAGCGCTTCCTCTCGCAGAACACCTACGCCGCCCAGCAGTTCACCGGCGTGGAGGGCTCGACCGTGCCGATCGCGGAGACCATCGACGCGTTCAAGCGGATCGCCGAGGGCGAGTTCGACCACTTCCCGGAGCAGGCGTTCTTCATGTGCGGCGGCATCGAGGACCTCGAGGCCAAGGCCAAGGAGCTGATGGAGGGCTGA
- a CDS encoding DUF2550 domain-containing protein, with amino-acid sequence MEIVEGIGIGVAVVLAALLILFIRRALFTRSGGIIRLSVRVSTMLDGRGWSPGFGRFVGDELRWYRMFSFALRPKRVLSRKGLAVERRRLPEGQERLSMPADWVILRCTSNHAPVEIAMARSTVTGFLSWLEAAPPGVASPRLASQDWPAA; translated from the coding sequence ATGGAGATCGTGGAAGGGATCGGAATCGGCGTAGCGGTCGTGCTCGCCGCCCTTCTGATCCTCTTCATCCGGCGGGCCCTGTTCACCCGCAGCGGTGGCATCATCCGGCTCAGCGTCCGGGTCTCCACGATGCTCGACGGCCGAGGCTGGTCACCCGGCTTCGGCCGCTTCGTCGGCGACGAACTCCGCTGGTACCGCATGTTCAGCTTCGCCCTGCGGCCCAAGCGGGTGCTCTCCCGCAAGGGCCTCGCGGTGGAGCGCCGTCGGCTGCCCGAGGGGCAGGAGCGGCTCTCCATGCCCGCCGACTGGGTGATCCTCCGCTGTACCAGCAACCACGCCCCGGTCGAGATCGCCATGGCGCGGTCCACGGTCACCGGCTTCCTCTCCTGGCTCGAGGCCGCCCCGCCCGGGGTGGCCTCGCCGCGTCTGGCCTCCCAGGACTGGCCCGCCGCCTAG